From one Pararge aegeria chromosome 21, ilParAegt1.1, whole genome shotgun sequence genomic stretch:
- the LOC120633036 gene encoding DNA replication complex GINS protein PSF3 produces MANYLSISDILVTNEKVPCKFLHDLPKMGFLDPSAADDDLKAGTNVEIPLWLAESLYTRRPPLVGVDLPKIYKETYREILNADACTVDMHKLGQHFYELGCYIAKHDIKGEVATTLVNTFRQRFRMILSASVSTDSISSFQPLSASERDRTAAAVITEAALSGWLKRGDCPITTANMVANHRKRKRAEMEML; encoded by the exons ATGGCTAATTACTTATCAATATCGGATATTTTGGTAACTAATGAAAAAGTACCATGCAAATTCTTACACGACTTACCAAAAATGG gtTTCTTGGATCCTTCAGCAGCAGATGATGATCTTAAAGCTGGCACAAATGTCGAAATACCACTGTGGCTTGCTGAATCCTTGTATACTCGTAGACCACCTTTAGTGGGGGTGGATTTAccaaaaatttataaagaaacctATAGAGAGATACTAAACGCTGACGCCTGTACTGTTGATATGCATAAATTGGGCCAACATTTTTACGAACTCGGATGTTATATAGCAAAGCATGATATTAAAGGGGAGGTTGCCACAACCCTTGTCAAT aCATTTCGACAAAGATTTCGCATGATTCTGTCTGCAAGTGTTTCAACAGACTCCATTAGTTCATTTCAACCTTTATCAGCCAGTGAAAGGGATCGAACAGCTGCAGCTGTAATCACTGAGGCAGCTTTATCAGGTTGGCTCAAGAGAGGCGATTGTCCAATAACAACAGCAAATATGGTTGCTAACCATAGAAAACGGAAGAGAGCTGAAATGGAAATGCTTTAA